The following proteins are co-located in the Phragmites australis chromosome 10, lpPhrAust1.1, whole genome shotgun sequence genome:
- the LOC133883343 gene encoding uncharacterized protein LOC133883343, whose amino-acid sequence MAAASSSSTSRSPAGGPRPYWSKFGDTTLTKVFVGGLAWETPSEGLRQHFERYGDILEAVVITDRLTGRSKGYGFVTFREPEAARRAVQDPNPTITGRRANCNIASLGPPRPAQHRGRASPGPHLQVPPPAPQGPPFIPREPPQMTAQHSGPATIYPSQYGYWYPPDFQFQQAMANPQVLQNYYAQLYGLTSTAPTYHQYVGYMPSSSPAPRALLPLPAQPVAVQPLVHHPTAQIQGSFFPAPSLPHNFRLQQLPPQAMLILAPNTADLQSADQAAPAARATTASNTHPGA is encoded by the exons ATGGCTGCGGCCTCGTCATCGTCGACGTCCAGGTCGCCGGCCGGCGGGCCGCGGCCGTACTGGTCGAAGTTCGGCGACACGACGCTGACGAAGGTGTTCGTGGGCGGGCTGGCGTGGGAGACGCCGTCGGAGGGGCTGCGGCAGCACTTCGAGCGGTACGGAGACATCTTGGAGGCTGTCGTCATCACCGACCGCCTCACCGGCCGCTCCAAGGGCTACGGATTT GTGACGTTCCGGGAGCCggaggcggcgcggcgggcggtgCAGGACCCGAACCCGACGATCACCGGGCGGCGCGCCAACTGCAACATTGCCTCGTTGGGGCCGCCGCGCCCCGCCCAGCATCGAG GCAGGGCCTCCCCCGGGCCCCACTTGCAGGTCCCGCCGCCAGCGCCTCAGGGCCCGCCGTTCATCCCCAGGGAACCGCCCCAGATGACGGCACAGCACAGTGGTCCTGCTACGATCTACCCTTCTCAATATGG GTACTGGTACCCACCTGACTTTCAATTTCAACAG GCCATGGCCAATCCTCAAGTGTTGCAGAACTACTATGCTCAGCTCTACGGGCTGACTTCTACGGCGCCAACATACCACCAGTACGTTGGGTACATGCCGTCTTCATCTCCGGCTCCGAGGGCGCTACTCCCGCTGCCGGCACAGCCGGTCGCAGTGCAACCGTTGGTCCATCATCCAACGGCGCAGATCCAGGGCTCTTTCTTTCCCGCGCCTTCGCTTCCGCACAACTTCAGGCTCCAGCAGCTGCCTCCTCAGGCAATGTTAATATTGGCTCCCAACACAGCAG